From the Niveibacterium microcysteis genome, the window CTGCCGGACGGCCGCATCATCGCGCTCAACGGTGAGGCCGGTTACCAGGCCGATACGCTCGCCCCTGGCCTGCATGTGGCGCTGTGGCCGTGGCAATACACTGTGGAGTTGGTCAAGTTCTTCACCGTGCCGCAGGGTGAGGTCGGCGTGGTCGAGGCCTGCGACGGCAATCCGCTGCCAAGCGGCCGCATCATCGCCAAGCAGGTCGAGTGCGACACTTACCAGGATGCACGCGCGTTCCTGCAGAACAGCGGCGAGCGCGGCCCGCAGATGGCGCTGATTCCGCCCGGCACCTACCGGATCAACACGTTGTTGTTCAAGGTCGATCTCAAGCCGGCGGTGAGCATTCCGCAAGGCAAGCTCGGCGTGGTGGAAGCGCTGGATGGCGCACCGCTGCCCAGCGGCCGAGTGATCGCGCGGCAGGTGGCTTGCGATTCGTTCCAGGATGGCCATGCCTTCCTCTCCGGCGGCGGTGAGCGCGGGCCGCAGATGTCGGTGATCACGCCGGGGACGTATCGCATCAACCCCGCGCTGTTCGAAGTGCATCTCGCAGACGCGGTGGATATCCCCGAGAACAAGGTCGGCATCATCACGACCAAGGAGGGCAAGCCGCTGGTGACTGGCGAGATCGCTGGCCCCGAGATCGCCGGCCACAACATGTTCCAGAACCCACAGGCCTTCGTCGACAACGGCGGCAGCAAGGGTTTGCAGGAGCAGGTGCTGCTGGCAGGCCGCTACTTCATCAACCCGCGTTTCGCGACGGTCGAGATCGTCGACATGGTCGAGGTGCCGATCGCCAACGTGGGCGTGGTGATTGCCTACGTCGGCCGCGAGGGCCACGACGTGACCGGCGAGTCATTCCGCCACGGCAACCTCGTGAGTCGCGGCGAGAAGGGCGTGTGGGTCGACCCGCTGGACCCCGGCAAGTACCCAATCAACCCCTATACCCACAAGGTCAGCAATGTGCCGACCGCGAACGTGGTGCTGAACTGGGCGACGGGCAAGACCGAAGCGCACAAGCTCGACGCCAACCTCTCGACGATCACCGTGCGTTCGGCGGACGGCTTCAAGTTCAACCTCGACGTCTCGCAGATCATTCACATCCCGCGCAACGACGCACCCAAGGTCATCGCGCGCTTCGGCGGCATGGCGGCGCTGGTGACCCAGGTGCTGGAACCGACCATCGGCAACTACTTCCGCAACGCTGCGCAGGGCTCGGACATCATCGACTTCCTGAAGAACCGCTCGAAGCGGCAGGACGAAGCACGTCAGGCAATCGCGGCTGCGCTGAAGGAATACAACGTCGGCGCGGTCGATACGCTGATTGGCGACATCGTGCCGCCTGAAGAACTGATGAAGACGCTCACCGACCGCAAGATCGCCGAGCAGGAACGCGTCACCTACGACACCCAGCGCCAGGCGCAGGTGGTGAAGCAGGAACTCGAGCAGGCCACCGCACTCGCCGCCACCCAGGCCCGCGTGGTGGATGCCGAGCGCCAGGTGACGATTGCCGACTTCAACGCCAAGGCCACCGTTAAGGCAGCCGAAGGTCAGGCTCAGTCGAAGAAGATCAACGCCGAAGCCGACGCCACCGTGCTGCGCACCGTGGGCGAGGCTGAAGCCGCGAAGACCCAGGCCGTGGGTGGCGCCGAAGCGGAAGTCATCAAGCTCAAGATCGCCTCGATGGAATCCGGCAACTACGCGATGGTGCAGGTCGCCGAAGCGCTCGCGAAAGCCGGCGTGAAGCTGGTGCCAGATATCGTTGCAGGCGGCGGCAGCGGGCAGGGCGGCACGTTGGTCGATGTGTTGCTGGGGAATCTGATTCGGGATGGGATGAACAAGCCCAAACCAGAGGTCTGATCGCGACCAACCTGGCTATGAAACGGGGCGCTCGATGCGCCCCGTTTCTCTTTTGAAGGCCCGCACTGCGTTACTGCACTGGCGCGATGGCTGAGCTGTACCGGCCTCGCGCCGGGTGCGGCCCCTGCACTTCTCAGACCGGTGGGTAGCCGGCCTCAGCCAACGCGTCGGCCAGGGTCTGACGGTCTTCGGTGCTGCGTACGCCGACTTTCTGCGCTTTCAGGTCGATGCTCACCTCGCAGTCGGGGTCGGTCAACTTCAGGGCCTTGGTGACCATGCTGGCGCAGTGGCTGCAGGTCATGTCAGGTAGTTGGAACTCGTTCATGGTCGCTCCTATCAAGAGGCAGTTAAGGGAAGCGAAGCCTCCAGCTTGCCCCTGCCGGAAGGTCAAGCACTCAAAGCGAAAAAAACCTTCATCAGGGTGCTTGACCTTCCCTTGGGGGCAAGCCTGAGAGTGGCTTTCGGGCGTGGCAAGCACGCCTTCCAACTCAGGAGTCCGTCATGAAGTTCATCGCGCTGCGCGTGAGGCCGTCGCTGGTGGTCCACGGCTACACACCGGACAACACAGAAATCGTCGAGCACATGGATGAGGCGCCCTTTGCAGACAAGCTCGTCGCCATCGAGCGCATCCAGTCGATCAGCGATCGCTACCTCTTGGTGACCGGTTCGCATGGCCGGGTGATGTATTGGGAATACGAAGGTGGCTTCGATGAGGTCCGTAGGCGCTTGGAACAGGCGGGTTTGTTGATCGCGTAGGCGTTGGGGTGTTTTGTTCTTCGGGGCGACAGGACCGCCCGATTGGCGGGCCACGGTGGCGCTGGTGGCTGCCAAGGCGGAGGGCGAGCCCCGATGCGCAGGTTTCCAATTGAGAGAATGAAGGAGCACAACATGGAGCATGGTTCGACGCGTCATGCGGCAATGGCATTAAGCAGTTTGGCAGCGGCCCTGCTGGCCGCTTGCGGCGGTGGTGGCGATGGTGGCGGGGCAGTCGAGCCGCCGGTCAGCAGCCCCGTCGGCTGTGTGGCCTTGCGCGAGGAAATCTCGTGGTATCGCGACACGCTTTCGAGCGAGTGGAACGATGTCGTGATTGATGAGCAGCAGCACATCTGGCTCGCGGGCTGGAGCAATGGCGTGGTTGGCCAGACGAATATCGAACCAGCCGGGAACAGCCGGGCCGTTGTGCGTCGGCTTGATTCCGACGGCTCCCTGCTCTGGGATGCCGGCGCACGTTTCGATACGCCGGGCGCGGACGCGGCCGAAGCGCTGGCGATTGGCCGCGATGGCACGGTCTTCGTGGTCGGTCGGACCACTGGCAACCTGGACGGTGCAGACAACGCAGGCCAGTTCGACACCTTTGTCGCCTGGGCCGAGCGCGCCGGGTTGGCCACGCCGTGGCGGACCTTTCAGATCGGCACCGATCGACCCCAGCATCCACGCCGCGCCGCCGTGGATGCGCGCGGCAACCTGCTGATCGCCGGACACGACGATGAGTACGTGCCGACCAACTACGTCGAGGCGTGGAGCGATGCGTTCGCAATGCGGCTCGACCGTCAGGGCGCGGGCACTGCCGACGACCGCCTGACCGCGGCGTGGACCCATCGATCGAACAGCACCGAACCCGACATCGGCGGCGGGTTGGCGAGCCTCGAAACGGCCGATGGCGCTGCCACCTTTGTCAGCGGTGCGGTGCAGAGCGGCACCCAGCGCGGGATGTACCTGCGCAGGCTGGATGGCTTAGGGCAGGCAACGTGGACCACCCGCTACAGTGCGGTGCCACTCGATCATGTTGCCGTGATCCGGCCGTTGGCGGGCGGCGATCTGCTGATCGGCGGCTCGGTCTACGGCAGCTTTCCAGGTGCGGTCGGGCTGGGCCAGCAGGATGTCTTCGTCGCTCGCGTCAGTGCGGCCGACGGGCGAGTGCTGCGCAGTTGGCAGCTCGGGTCATCCGGCGCTGAATGGCTGGCCGATCTGCAGATTGACCGTGAGGGCAACATCGTCCTGTTCGGCGAGACAACCGGCAGCGTGGTCGCGGGGCAATCCAATGCGGGCGGTAATGATCTCTTCATGATGAAGATCGCGGGTAACGACGGCCGCGTGCTCGCCACCCGTCAGTGGGGTACTGCAGACGACGAACGCGCCGGGCGCGTGGCTCTGGATCAATGCGGGCGCGCCGTGGCGGTCGGCAGTTCGGGCGACCGCTACCGCCGCGATGCAATTGCCTGGTATTGGCGCCCGTCTTGAGCTGCTGTCGAATCGCGACGAGTGCTCGGACTGACCTTCCGGGCGGCAACAGGCCGCAGGGGACATCTAGGGTGCGAAGCGCGTCAAGATACCCGTGGCCTCCGTGCCGATCGGACATTGTTTCATGTTGCCGCACAGGCCGAGGGAGCGTTTGATGTCTGGTCCGAGAACACGAAACAAGGTTTCAGCGTGGGGTAACGCCGACTGTTTGTAGACCATCGTATTCAGGCATCACTTCGGTTACGAACGTTCAGCATGGCGGGCGGTGGTCTAGTTCGGCCACGTCACCGGACTCTGTTGCCGGATAACTTCTACGACGGGAGCCCCGACCCGGTTGCGTTTGTGCAGCAACGCTATCCGAACGTCGCACGTTATCCGATCGACTTGTCCAAGGTCTGCTAGTCGCTGCTGTTGGAAACGCCGTCGTCGGGCGCCGCGCCTCGGGAGCTATGAGCGCCGTGTTGGCTGCCAACATGGCGCCCGAGGTGTTCGCGCGGTTTGCTGATTCAACGCCCTGCGTTAAGCGGCAGTGCGGCCGCGGCGCCGAATCATGCCGGTCGAGAGTGCGAGGGAAACTAGTGCGAGCCCAAGGACGTTGGGCTCGGGAACGCTCGCTGGATCTCTCACATCGATCCGAAGCGCGCCGAGGTCGGAGTCTGCTTGCGTGAGCCACTCATCGGGGCCCTGAAACAGCGCGCCAGTAAATGAATGCGCTCCACGGAACCCCTGAGAATTGATGTTCCAGGTCAGCATTGTCGATGCGTCTGTCGTAGCTATCGAGAACCAGTATTTGGTTCCTTCGTCAAGCCAGAGATCACTGAGGAAGTCTGCTGCGACGAGGCCACCTGGAACGAGTGGGTCAACAATTCCGGCACCCAAGACAGCACCTGGCCCACCGCCGACATCGGAGCGAATCTGGAATTGGATTGGCGCCACGGCACCTTGCACATACCAGACGGGCGCATATGCCCGGGATGCAAAGCCCGATTGGCTTGGCACAAATTCGTCGGCGGTGATGTAGTTGGCTCCGTTGCCGGGATTGCCCGCAAACCAACCTAACCCGATCGCCTCGGAATCAGCAGGGGATAGTGTGTTGTAGACGATTGACGCGGATGCAAAGGAAGATGCAACGCAAAGTGCGCAGACCAAAAAACAGCGGAAGAGCCTAATGCTCATGATTTGTACGCTTTCGTAGTCATGAAGCCGGGTGGATCGATCGAACAGGGACGATGCTTCGGAGGGGGCATTCGGTTCTTCGGCGATCCCGTGGTGTTCATAGTCTATTGCGCGATTCGGGGCGTGCGGTTGCACCCGATTTGCATGATGTGCGCTATTTCACTCGCCACCACGACAACGTGAGAACTGCAAAACGTCTTGAATGGGCTTTGATTCTCGAAGCCCGGCATTTGTCTCGGTGACTTCGCGTCGCAGCTGCCGAGCATTTGCCGGGCCGCCGTTGTGGCGCCGGCGAATGGCGTCGAGCGATGCACTCGCCTGACTCGCAGTCACGGCTGCTGCGCCCAGCCACCGCCCAGCGCTGCGAACAGGCTCACCGTGTAGGCGAGCTGCTGGTTCTGCAGCGTGACGACGTCGAGTTCTGCCTGCAGCTGGTTGCGTTCGGCGTCGAGCACGTCCATGAAACTGGTGAGGCCTTCCTGGTAGCGCAGGAAGGAGATGTGCTGCGCTTCGCCGAGGGCGGTGGCGCGCTGGCGTTTGCTGTCGGCCTGCTCGCGGGTCTCGCGCAGGTTGACGAGGCCGTCTTCGGTTTCGCGGAAGGCGGTCTGCACGGTCTTCTGGTAGGTGGCGACCATCTCGCGCTCGCTGGCTTCGGCTTGTCGCAGCTGGTTTTTCAGCTGGCCGCCCATGAAGATCGGTTGCGCGAGGCCGGCGGCGAGGCTCCACAGCGCGCTGCCGGGGTCGCCGAGCGTGTGCAGCTCGCTGCTCTCGTAGCCGGTGGCGCCGGTGAGCGAGATCTTCGGGAAGAAGGCGGCGCGGGCGGCGCCGATATTCGCGTTGGCGGCGCGCAGCTGCGCTTCGGCGGCGAGAATGTCGGGCCGGCGTTCGAGCAGTTGCGAGGGCAGGCCGGGCGGGATGTCGAGATCGGCGGTCAGCGTGTCGATGCTGCGCCCGCGCGGCACCGGCCCCGGGTTGCGGCCGAGCAAGGTGCTCAGTGCGTTCTCCTGCAGCGTGATCTGGCGCTCCAGGTCGGGGATGCTGCTGCGGGTCTGCTGGGTTTGCGCGCGCGCCTGGGCGTAGTCGTAGCCCGAGGCCACGCCGCCTTCGAAGCGGCGCTGCGTCATGTGCAGCGTTTCTTCCTGCGTGGCGAGGTTGCGGCGCGCGATCTCAAGCTGGCGATCGAGCGCAAGCAGCTTGAAGTAGGCGGTGGCGACCTGCGATTCGAGCGAGATGCGCAGCGCCTGCTGGTTGTACTCGCTGGACAGCAGCTTCTCGCGTGCGGCATCGCTGGCGTTGCGCAGGCGGCCCCACAGGTCCAGCTCGTAGGACACACCGATGGTCGCCTTGATGTCTTCGCCGTGCCGGTCGCCGGGCAACCGCGGCGCGG encodes:
- a CDS encoding heavy-metal-associated domain-containing protein, with translation MNEFQLPDMTCSHCASMVTKALKLTDPDCEVSIDLKAQKVGVRSTEDRQTLADALAEAGYPPV
- a CDS encoding SPFH domain-containing protein encodes the protein MDFFELLAGHATGLFVLIGLIVVAIGYKWVLWLFGVIIVPDDSLGVVTKKFVLFGANRNLPDGRIIALNGEAGYQADTLAPGLHVALWPWQYTVELVKFFTVPQGEVGVVEACDGNPLPSGRIIAKQVECDTYQDARAFLQNSGERGPQMALIPPGTYRINTLLFKVDLKPAVSIPQGKLGVVEALDGAPLPSGRVIARQVACDSFQDGHAFLSGGGERGPQMSVITPGTYRINPALFEVHLADAVDIPENKVGIITTKEGKPLVTGEIAGPEIAGHNMFQNPQAFVDNGGSKGLQEQVLLAGRYFINPRFATVEIVDMVEVPIANVGVVIAYVGREGHDVTGESFRHGNLVSRGEKGVWVDPLDPGKYPINPYTHKVSNVPTANVVLNWATGKTEAHKLDANLSTITVRSADGFKFNLDVSQIIHIPRNDAPKVIARFGGMAALVTQVLEPTIGNYFRNAAQGSDIIDFLKNRSKRQDEARQAIAAALKEYNVGAVDTLIGDIVPPEELMKTLTDRKIAEQERVTYDTQRQAQVVKQELEQATALAATQARVVDAERQVTIADFNAKATVKAAEGQAQSKKINAEADATVLRTVGEAEAAKTQAVGGAEAEVIKLKIASMESGNYAMVQVAEALAKAGVKLVPDIVAGGGSGQGGTLVDVLLGNLIRDGMNKPKPEV
- a CDS encoding efflux transporter outer membrane subunit, with the protein product MRKTSFAILPLLLSLTACNMAPVYLRPDVEAPPQWGQAEHTGARSEAAVPSEWWKLFGDDALNQLIDTALAENKDMKVAYARIEQARAQLGITDAQRYPQVTAGLSDQHTMRSAEAAPRLPGDRHGEDIKATIGVSYELDLWGRLRNASDAAREKLLSSEYNQQALRISLESQVATAYFKLLALDRQLEIARRNLATQEETLHMTQRRFEGGVASGYDYAQARAQTQQTRSSIPDLERQITLQENALSTLLGRNPGPVPRGRSIDTLTADLDIPPGLPSQLLERRPDILAAEAQLRAANANIGAARAAFFPKISLTGATGYESSELHTLGDPGSALWSLAAGLAQPIFMGGQLKNQLRQAEASEREMVATYQKTVQTAFRETEDGLVNLRETREQADSKRQRATALGEAQHISFLRYQEGLTSFMDVLDAERNQLQAELDVVTLQNQQLAYTVSLFAALGGGWAQQP